The Methanolacinia petrolearia DSM 11571 genome has a segment encoding these proteins:
- the argH gene encoding argininosuccinate lyase, protein MSKDPLREGRLGDGRPPEVWSYLSSREADRFIGDADILVDIAHLLMLEKQNIIGREAAEKIMTVLLDLHENGLPDSVFNEKFEDVHAGIEALVIEKTGIDTGGRLHMGRSRNDEVATCARVRLKTGMAEIMAGINKVRDVLIEKAGQNTESYMPGFTHLQHAQPTTLAHYMMNYEQVFTRDFERFGDAYLRLDLCPLGAAAFASTGYPIDREYTAELLGFSGVLENSMDCVAGRDVFIEVISACSILMTTLSRMCEELILWSSSFVNFIELADEYCSTSSIMPQKKNPDCAEIMRGKAGSVLGALTASMTIVKGLPMSYNRDLQDLWPHLWRSVEDVKASLAIIAGMIDTATFNTERMNEEAGKGFSTATELADVMVREFGLPFRTAHGITGRAVRMKKIDIDTLEEAAVEMAGISLKKLGMTEEDVKRALGVAYSVNERSATGGPAPEAVMASIAGKTAALKEDAEWLADIKIQNEEANKRMIEAAEELRG, encoded by the coding sequence ATGAGCAAAGATCCTTTGAGAGAGGGAAGGCTCGGCGACGGCCGTCCGCCCGAGGTCTGGAGCTACCTCTCGTCCCGCGAGGCCGACCGGTTCATAGGGGATGCAGATATCCTCGTGGATATCGCCCACCTGCTGATGCTCGAAAAACAGAATATCATCGGCAGGGAAGCGGCCGAAAAGATCATGACTGTCCTTCTTGACCTTCATGAAAACGGACTGCCCGATTCGGTCTTCAACGAGAAATTCGAGGATGTCCATGCAGGAATCGAGGCCCTTGTAATAGAGAAGACAGGGATCGATACCGGCGGAAGGCTGCACATGGGCAGGTCCAGGAACGACGAGGTCGCGACATGTGCACGCGTCAGGCTGAAGACCGGCATGGCGGAGATCATGGCGGGAATAAATAAAGTCCGGGATGTCCTGATCGAAAAGGCCGGGCAGAATACAGAATCCTACATGCCCGGATTCACCCACCTCCAGCACGCACAGCCTACGACTCTCGCACATTATATGATGAACTACGAGCAGGTGTTTACGAGGGACTTTGAGAGGTTCGGGGATGCATACCTCCGTCTCGATCTCTGCCCGCTCGGGGCGGCTGCGTTCGCTTCGACCGGATACCCGATCGACAGGGAGTATACGGCGGAGCTTCTCGGGTTCTCAGGAGTTCTCGAAAACTCGATGGACTGCGTCGCCGGGAGGGACGTATTCATAGAGGTCATCTCCGCATGCTCCATACTGATGACGACCCTGAGCCGGATGTGCGAGGAGTTAATACTGTGGAGCTCGTCGTTCGTCAACTTCATTGAGCTCGCGGATGAATACTGCTCGACAAGTTCGATAATGCCGCAGAAGAAGAATCCCGACTGTGCGGAGATCATGAGGGGAAAGGCAGGATCGGTCCTCGGCGCACTTACAGCCTCGATGACGATAGTGAAGGGGCTGCCGATGAGCTACAACCGCGACCTGCAGGATCTCTGGCCGCATCTCTGGAGATCGGTTGAGGACGTAAAAGCGTCGCTTGCGATAATAGCCGGGATGATAGACACTGCGACGTTCAACACAGAGCGGATGAACGAAGAGGCAGGAAAAGGATTTTCGACCGCGACCGAACTGGCCGACGTGATGGTCAGGGAGTTCGGGCTCCCGTTCCGGACGGCGCACGGGATAACGGGCAGGGCTGTCAGGATGAAGAAGATAGATATCGACACTCTCGAAGAAGCGGCGGTGGAGATGGCGGGGATCTCGCTCAAAAAACTCGGCATGACCGAAGAGGACGTGAAACGGGCTCTCGGTGTCGCGTACTCGGTGAACGAGAGGTCTGCGACAGGCGGGCCTGCACCGGAGGCTGTTATGGCGTCGATCGCCGGAAAGACGGCCGCACTGAAAGAAGATGCGGAATGGCTGGCAGATATTAAAATACAGAATGAAGAGGCGAACAAGAGGATGATAGAAGCAGCAGAGGAGCTGAGAGGTTGA
- the gatD gene encoding Glu-tRNA(Gln) amidotransferase subunit GatD codes for MSTGIEPGDRVGCTYAGKELEGFYITERDGKAVIKLDSGYNLGIDAKILTKLRTQAPRPHSAKKIEQDESLPQLSIVSTGGTIASKIDYRTGAVTSQFEADDILRAIPGLAKIGHFSAQVPATILSENMTPAIWRKLASTVCDEIKKGSRGVIVTHGTDTMAYSAAALSFMIETPVPIVFVGSQRSADRPSSDNVMNGLCSAAAAVSDLGEVSVVMHATTNDDYCAIHRGTRVRKMHTSRRDAFTTIGSDILGTVDYPSLDVKLSCSAARRKEEGTEPVLNDKLEEKVGILYFYPGMSPEVVEAFKGYRGLVVMGTGLGHTASGCIPALRSLVKDGTSVVMTSQCLNGRVCDRVYDTGRDLLNAGIIEGGDMLPEAAMVKLMWVLGNESDPDRVAELMRTNLRGELGRCTPNGL; via the coding sequence TTGAGTACAGGAATAGAGCCGGGAGACAGGGTCGGCTGCACCTACGCGGGAAAAGAGCTCGAAGGATTTTATATTACAGAGCGGGACGGCAAAGCGGTGATCAAGCTCGACTCGGGATACAACCTGGGAATCGATGCTAAAATCCTGACAAAACTCAGGACACAGGCGCCCAGGCCCCATTCTGCAAAGAAAATAGAGCAGGACGAGAGCCTCCCGCAGTTGTCGATAGTCTCGACGGGCGGAACGATCGCATCGAAGATCGATTACAGGACAGGAGCTGTCACAAGCCAGTTCGAGGCGGACGACATCCTGAGGGCGATCCCCGGACTTGCAAAGATCGGGCATTTCAGCGCCCAGGTTCCGGCAACGATCCTCTCCGAGAATATGACTCCTGCAATCTGGAGGAAGCTTGCATCGACGGTCTGCGACGAGATCAAAAAGGGCTCGCGGGGAGTGATCGTCACCCACGGAACGGATACGATGGCATACTCGGCGGCGGCCTTAAGCTTCATGATCGAAACACCGGTCCCGATCGTCTTCGTGGGATCGCAGAGATCGGCCGACCGTCCTTCGAGCGACAACGTGATGAACGGCCTGTGCAGTGCTGCTGCCGCCGTCTCGGACCTCGGCGAGGTCTCGGTTGTCATGCACGCGACGACCAACGACGATTACTGTGCGATCCACAGGGGAACGAGGGTCCGGAAGATGCACACCTCAAGGAGGGACGCATTCACAACGATAGGTTCGGATATCCTCGGAACCGTGGACTACCCGTCGCTGGATGTTAAGCTCTCGTGCTCTGCGGCAAGGAGAAAAGAGGAAGGCACAGAGCCGGTCTTAAACGATAAACTCGAAGAGAAAGTAGGAATCCTTTATTTCTATCCGGGAATGTCGCCCGAGGTCGTCGAGGCGTTCAAAGGCTACAGGGGTCTCGTGGTGATGGGGACCGGACTCGGTCACACGGCGTCAGGGTGCATCCCGGCACTGAGATCGCTGGTGAAGGACGGGACTTCGGTCGTGATGACATCACAGTGCTTAAACGGCCGGGTCTGCGACAGGGTCTACGATACCGGACGCGACCTGCTGAATGCAGGTATTATAGAGGGCGGGGATATGCTGCCCGAAGCTGCGATGGTCAAGCTCATGTGGGTGCTCGGAAACGAGAGCGATCCGGACAGGGTTGCAGAACTGATGCGGACTAATCTCCGCGGCGAACTTGGGAGGTGTACGCCGAATGGATTATGA
- the gatE gene encoding Glu-tRNA(Gln) amidotransferase subunit GatE, whose amino-acid sequence MDYEKIGLMAGIEIHQQLDTAEKLFCHCPTTLRDVDERCGEFKRYLRATESEMGEIDRAAEEEMKKQDRIYTYYAYDTTCLVENDEEPPAPMNPEALGLSLTLAKMMGMTPVQQVHVMRKLVIDGSNTSGFQRTALVALNGILPAGARIESICLEEEAAQRVEGDTFSLDRLGIPLAEITTGPDMRTPGQVKEVAAYIGMLLRSTGRVKRGLGTIRQDVNISIRDGARVEIKGVQDLSLIDEVVRREALRQQNLVEIAGELKKRGASVGEEVVDVTDLFKDTGSSILKRAKCILAIKLCGFGGLVGKEIQPGRRLGSEMSDYAKKCGVGGLFHTDELPAYGVTAEEVKILKDRLAAGASDCVILVADTKKKSECAIGQIKKRAAMAFDGVPEETRKMLEEGSSAYMRPLPGAARMYPETDVLPVDISGEYWDSLELPELITNKEKRFAGEFGLDESLARQMAYSSKAGLFEEAVSKGVKPNLAARTIYSTIRELRRDGVSTGRIRDEEIIELLLAVERGSAAKEAIPDILRAVSTGDSVSAAMEKIAPSVSEEELSAVIAGIIEDRIDFVKEQGMRSLGPLMGVVMKEMRGRVDGKVISEVLKKELQKVL is encoded by the coding sequence ATGGATTATGAGAAGATCGGACTTATGGCCGGAATCGAGATCCACCAGCAGCTCGATACGGCTGAAAAGCTCTTCTGCCACTGCCCGACGACGCTCAGGGACGTGGACGAGAGGTGCGGCGAATTTAAGAGGTACCTGAGGGCGACCGAGAGCGAGATGGGCGAGATCGACAGGGCGGCCGAGGAGGAGATGAAGAAGCAGGACCGCATCTACACCTACTACGCATACGATACGACATGCCTTGTTGAAAACGACGAGGAGCCGCCCGCCCCCATGAATCCGGAGGCGCTCGGGCTTTCGCTGACTCTCGCGAAGATGATGGGAATGACTCCGGTCCAGCAGGTCCACGTGATGAGAAAGCTCGTCATCGACGGCTCGAACACGAGCGGATTCCAGAGGACGGCGCTTGTGGCTCTCAACGGCATTCTTCCGGCAGGGGCGAGGATCGAGTCGATCTGTCTCGAAGAGGAGGCGGCACAGAGAGTCGAAGGCGATACGTTCTCCCTCGACAGGCTGGGGATTCCTCTCGCCGAGATCACCACCGGACCGGACATGAGAACGCCCGGGCAGGTGAAGGAGGTTGCGGCATATATCGGAATGCTTCTCCGCTCGACCGGCAGGGTGAAGAGGGGCCTTGGGACGATCAGGCAGGATGTCAATATCTCGATCAGGGACGGTGCGAGGGTCGAGATCAAGGGCGTCCAGGACTTAAGCCTTATAGACGAGGTCGTCAGGCGCGAGGCGCTCAGGCAGCAGAACCTAGTGGAGATCGCCGGCGAGCTTAAGAAGAGGGGTGCGTCGGTCGGCGAAGAGGTCGTCGATGTCACCGATCTTTTCAAGGATACGGGATCGTCGATCCTCAAACGGGCGAAGTGCATACTTGCGATAAAGCTCTGCGGATTCGGGGGACTTGTAGGAAAGGAGATCCAGCCCGGGAGAAGGCTCGGGTCGGAGATGTCCGACTATGCAAAGAAGTGCGGCGTCGGCGGTTTGTTCCACACAGACGAGCTCCCGGCCTACGGGGTAACCGCCGAAGAGGTGAAGATCTTAAAAGATCGGCTTGCCGCTGGTGCTTCGGACTGCGTGATCCTTGTCGCAGACACGAAGAAAAAATCCGAATGTGCAATCGGCCAGATAAAGAAGCGTGCAGCTATGGCATTCGACGGAGTGCCGGAGGAGACCCGCAAGATGCTCGAAGAGGGAAGTTCGGCATACATGAGGCCGCTGCCCGGGGCCGCGAGGATGTATCCTGAGACCGATGTTCTCCCCGTGGACATCAGCGGCGAATACTGGGATTCGCTTGAGCTGCCCGAACTTATCACCAATAAGGAAAAGCGTTTTGCGGGTGAGTTCGGGCTCGACGAATCGCTCGCAAGACAGATGGCCTATTCGTCAAAGGCAGGCCTGTTCGAGGAAGCGGTATCGAAGGGAGTCAAACCGAACCTTGCGGCGAGGACGATCTACTCGACGATCAGGGAGTTGAGGCGTGACGGTGTCAGCACCGGACGCATCAGGGACGAAGAGATTATTGAACTGCTTCTCGCAGTCGAGAGAGGTAGTGCTGCCAAAGAGGCGATTCCCGATATCCTGAGAGCGGTGTCGACTGGCGACAGTGTTTCGGCAGCGATGGAGAAGATCGCACCGTCCGTCTCCGAAGAGGAACTTTCCGCCGTAATCGCCGGAATAATCGAAGATCGGATCGATTTCGTAAAGGAGCAGGGCATGAGATCCCTCGGACCTTTAATGGGCGTTGTGATGAAGGAGATGCGTGGCAGGGTCGACGGGAAAGTTATCAGCGAAGTATTGAAAAAAGAACTCCAGAAAGTCTTATAA
- a CDS encoding helix-turn-helix transcriptional regulator: protein MNPVIDAYNERQEEIRGIFRSRLITQILIALGSGEKSLSELRDITGSSSQAIIPKIRQLEALSYIESTKEGYRLTIIGKILEKEIEKLVKIISLSDSNREFWYNHDTKDIPAEFLENIGDLHNSAIIHNTEDNILKVHFNFIKLLDEASFIKGISSFMSPSHAEIIKKSVLRGIQVELIVTSEISAKMKEEPYEAILKTIIDRDNFRIYVYPKAIKIGMTVTDNCLSLGLYSKEPDFYDFTADLINSDEIAIEWGQRLFEYYRSSSKDFAINHQD from the coding sequence ATGAATCCCGTAATTGATGCATATAATGAGCGTCAGGAGGAAATAAGGGGGATTTTTCGATCCAGACTCATTACACAGATTCTTATTGCCCTGGGCAGCGGAGAAAAATCGCTTTCTGAACTTCGCGACATAACAGGAAGTTCTTCACAGGCGATTATTCCAAAGATAAGACAGCTGGAAGCGTTAAGTTATATCGAATCGACGAAGGAGGGTTATCGCCTTACAATCATAGGAAAGATCCTGGAAAAAGAGATTGAAAAGCTTGTAAAAATCATCAGCCTCTCCGATTCAAACCGTGAATTCTGGTATAATCACGATACTAAAGACATACCTGCCGAATTCCTTGAAAATATCGGCGATCTTCATAATTCAGCAATAATCCATAACACAGAAGACAATATATTAAAAGTTCATTTTAATTTTATAAAATTATTAGATGAAGCATCGTTCATAAAAGGAATTTCATCGTTTATGAGTCCTTCACATGCAGAAATAATAAAAAAATCCGTATTGAGAGGAATTCAGGTAGAGCTGATTGTAACTTCAGAAATTTCAGCAAAGATGAAGGAAGAGCCATATGAAGCAATTTTAAAAACGATAATTGATCGTGACAATTTCAGGATCTACGTCTATCCTAAAGCGATAAAAATCGGAATGACTGTAACGGACAATTGCCTCTCCCTTGGATTATATTCCAAAGAGCCTGATTTCTACGATTTCACTGCTGATCTTATCAATTCTGACGAAATAGCAATTGAATGGGGACAAAGACTTTTCGAATATTACAGATCAAGTTCCAAAGATTTTGCTATCAATCACCAGGATTAA
- a CDS encoding UbiA family prenyltransferase: protein MHNIALEKNIIIPDFSRIIQTLVYSSLYLSFAGGAMVFLSCSLQDLAFSPVAALIMILVTYGVYNLNRKTDEAEDMMNHYERYHFTKKHGSFLYRSSILSYITAAGIGMIYGTEALFMTLLPLIAGILYSIPIFPKSIGFSRIKEVPVLKSLIVALAWAIPPAFLPVYLSSTLPGFSTYIVALFFFILVFTSTVVFDIRDVKGDIASGVRTIPAMLGKERTVVLLSVLNISAGLVIVYFGLEGLPSPQVLFLLLSMVYVQCYLIYSLRENITKMIYEIFIDGKFIILMGVYALLCCLWI from the coding sequence ATGCACAACATTGCACTGGAAAAAAACATTATAATCCCTGACTTCAGCAGGATTATCCAAACACTTGTCTACAGCTCGTTGTATCTCTCCTTTGCCGGAGGCGCAATGGTTTTTCTTTCATGCTCGCTTCAGGACCTGGCATTCAGCCCGGTTGCGGCCCTGATCATGATACTCGTAACATACGGCGTATATAACCTCAACAGGAAAACCGACGAAGCGGAAGATATGATGAACCATTATGAAAGATATCACTTTACAAAAAAACACGGTTCATTTCTGTACAGATCATCGATCCTGTCGTACATCACTGCTGCAGGGATTGGAATGATTTATGGAACCGAAGCCCTTTTCATGACATTACTGCCTCTTATTGCAGGAATTTTATACAGTATCCCTATCTTCCCAAAGAGTATAGGTTTTTCAAGGATCAAAGAAGTCCCGGTTTTAAAAAGCCTGATTGTCGCTTTAGCATGGGCGATTCCTCCGGCCTTTCTGCCGGTCTACCTTTCATCCACCCTCCCGGGATTTTCGACTTACATCGTCGCATTGTTTTTTTTCATTCTGGTTTTCACAAGTACGGTTGTATTTGATATAAGGGATGTAAAAGGAGACATTGCTTCAGGAGTCCGGACAATCCCTGCAATGCTGGGTAAAGAAAGAACAGTCGTGCTTCTTTCAGTACTTAACATTTCAGCAGGTCTGGTCATAGTTTATTTTGGATTAGAAGGGCTTCCATCCCCACAGGTTTTATTCCTTTTGCTCAGTATGGTATATGTACAGTGCTATCTCATCTATTCCCTCAGGGAGAATATTACCAAAATGATCTATGAAATTTTCATTGACGGCAAATTCATCATTCTTATGGGAGTGTATGCCTTATTGTGCTGTCTCTGGATATAA